The following proteins come from a genomic window of Streptomyces sp. NBC_00539:
- the pqqD gene encoding pyrroloquinoline quinone biosynthesis peptide chaperone PqqD: protein MERPVLGRGVRLIYDKTRQTHVVLHPEGVLVPNRTAVSVLELCDGVTTVPGIAEALGATYAGVREEEVGAVLARLAENGVVRWT, encoded by the coding sequence GTGGAGCGGCCCGTACTCGGCCGCGGTGTGCGGCTCATCTACGACAAGACCCGGCAGACCCACGTCGTCCTCCACCCCGAAGGCGTGCTCGTGCCCAACCGCACGGCCGTCTCGGTGCTCGAACTGTGCGACGGGGTGACGACCGTACCGGGGATCGCCGAGGCGCTGGGCGCCACGTACGCCGGGGTGCGCGAGGAAGAGGTCGGTGCGGTGCTGGCACGGCTCGCCGAGAACGGAGTCGTCCGATGGACCTGA
- the pqqB gene encoding pyrroloquinoline quinone biosynthesis protein PqqB, with amino-acid sequence MKVILLGTAAGGGCPQWNCACPVCTSGAPARSQDGVAVSANGRDWYLVNASPDIRAQILATPELAAGPGPRQTPVRGVLLTDAELDHTLGLMMLREGGGLRVWASRAVLGALDDGFPVRGILGGYSGWEWSELAAGGARDIGGLRVTAFAVGDKRPKYARTSAEAGPWVVAYRFEDPATGGAFVYAPCLAGWPDGFDAFTAGAGYVLLDGTFHTAREFGGATGAAGTTAPQAAMGHLPVVGEGASLEHVRRLRATRPETRWAYTHLNNTNAMADPRSEEHLEVRGAGAQIPADGTRLEL; translated from the coding sequence GTGAAGGTCATCCTGCTCGGCACGGCGGCCGGCGGCGGCTGCCCGCAGTGGAACTGCGCCTGCCCGGTGTGCACCTCGGGTGCGCCCGCCCGCAGCCAGGACGGCGTCGCCGTCAGCGCGAACGGCCGCGACTGGTACCTCGTCAACGCCTCGCCCGACATCCGCGCGCAGATCCTCGCGACCCCGGAGCTGGCTGCCGGCCCCGGCCCCCGCCAGACCCCGGTGCGCGGGGTGCTGCTCACCGACGCCGAACTCGACCACACCCTCGGCCTGATGATGCTCCGCGAAGGCGGCGGGCTGCGGGTGTGGGCGAGCCGGGCCGTACTCGGGGCGCTGGACGACGGCTTCCCGGTGCGCGGGATCCTCGGCGGCTACAGCGGCTGGGAATGGTCCGAGCTCGCGGCGGGCGGAGCGAGGGACATCGGGGGGCTGCGGGTCACCGCCTTCGCGGTCGGCGACAAACGCCCCAAGTACGCGCGTACGTCGGCCGAAGCGGGACCGTGGGTGGTCGCCTACCGATTCGAGGACCCGGCCACGGGCGGCGCCTTCGTGTACGCGCCCTGCCTGGCCGGCTGGCCCGACGGCTTCGACGCCTTCACGGCGGGCGCCGGCTACGTACTGCTCGACGGTACGTTCCACACGGCGCGGGAGTTCGGCGGTGCGACGGGCGCCGCGGGGACGACGGCACCGCAGGCGGCGATGGGCCACCTGCCGGTGGTGGGGGAGGGCGCCAGCCTGGAGCACGTCCGGCGGCTGCGCGCCACGCGGCCGGAGACCCGGTGGGCGTACACGCACCTGAACAACACCAACG
- the pqqE gene encoding pyrroloquinoline quinone biosynthesis protein PqqE, whose translation MDLTPAPQTPAAAPPLGLLAELTHRCPLHCGYCSNPLELIEREKELTTAQWTEVFTQAREIGVLQVHLSGGEPLARPDLPELVSHVSGLGAYVNLVTSGLGLTEARLADLAERGLDHVQLSVQGATAERADLLAGARAHHHKITAAALVRARGLPLTVNAVLHRGNHDQLAGLIELAEAMGADRLELANTQYYGWALRNRAALMPTPDQLAAAEPVVRAAIERLKGTMEIVYVLADYYEPYPKPCMHGWGALQLTVAPDGTVLPCPAAGAITTLTLDNVKDTPLGDIWYKSGSFNAYRGEEWMPDLCRSCDRRSVDHGGCRCQAFLLTGDAAATDPVCSKSDRRGVVDLLLATPGAAVPEMVMRGPRPVAAVRR comes from the coding sequence ATGGACCTGACCCCCGCACCGCAGACACCGGCCGCCGCCCCGCCGCTGGGGCTGCTCGCCGAACTCACCCACCGCTGCCCGCTGCACTGCGGATACTGCTCCAACCCGCTCGAACTCATCGAGCGCGAGAAGGAGTTGACCACTGCGCAGTGGACGGAGGTGTTCACCCAGGCCCGCGAGATCGGCGTCCTGCAGGTGCACCTGTCGGGCGGCGAGCCGCTGGCCCGCCCCGACCTGCCCGAGCTCGTCTCGCACGTGAGCGGCCTCGGCGCGTACGTCAACCTCGTCACGAGCGGTCTCGGACTGACCGAAGCACGCCTCGCGGACCTGGCCGAGCGCGGCCTGGACCACGTACAGCTGTCGGTGCAGGGTGCGACAGCCGAACGGGCCGACCTCCTCGCCGGCGCCCGGGCCCACCACCACAAGATCACCGCCGCGGCGCTGGTCCGCGCACGCGGCCTGCCCCTGACCGTCAACGCCGTCCTGCACCGCGGCAACCACGACCAGCTCGCCGGCCTCATCGAACTCGCCGAAGCCATGGGCGCCGACCGCCTGGAGCTCGCCAACACCCAGTACTACGGCTGGGCCCTGCGCAACCGGGCCGCCCTGATGCCCACCCCCGACCAGCTGGCGGCGGCCGAACCGGTCGTCCGGGCCGCCATCGAGCGGCTCAAAGGCACGATGGAGATCGTGTACGTGCTCGCGGACTACTACGAGCCCTACCCCAAGCCGTGCATGCACGGCTGGGGCGCGCTCCAGCTCACGGTCGCCCCCGACGGCACCGTGCTGCCCTGCCCCGCGGCCGGCGCGATCACCACCCTCACCCTCGACAACGTCAAGGACACCCCCCTCGGCGACATCTGGTACAAGTCCGGCTCCTTCAACGCCTACCGCGGCGAGGAATGGATGCCGGACCTGTGCCGCAGCTGCGACCGGCGCTCCGTCGACCACGGCGGCTGCCGCTGCCAGGCGTTCCTGCTCACCGGGGACGCGGCCGCGACCGACCCCGTCTGCTCCAAGTCGGACCGGCGCGGCGTCGTCGACCTGCTGCTGGCCACGCCCGGCGCGGCTGTGCCCGAGATGGTCATGCGCGGACCCCGCCCGGTTGCGGCGGTGCGCCGGTGA